Proteins found in one Labeo rohita strain BAU-BD-2019 chromosome 11, IGBB_LRoh.1.0, whole genome shotgun sequence genomic segment:
- the rbm34 gene encoding RNA-binding protein 34 isoform X1 translates to MLLFYIDVLIEDFTQACKQADSMKKKQIVKSSEGGDAGDAGDYRVGQVSSSLFPEKHKSGALSSLFSSTSSSSTLVFVPAPKIEPKVTPAPSDSAEVKGQDQTQKQKKTPKKISAAEKKLQDRESALQNADDEGQTSAKKVKRKRPYVTDEATEDERPFKYRKTVKNMAEERIKMKRTVFVGNLPPNCTKKNLLTLFKQSGAVESVRFRSVVRDDPTISRKVAAIQRKVHPKKQNINAYIIFKEEAAAAGALKWNGKEIEPGFHIRVDRVSKHSGQHDHKRSIFVGNLPYDITELPLREHFEECGTVEAVRLVRDRDSGMGKGFGYILFESPDSVMLALKLDGSKLLERKIRVKRSVKKEKEKKTPPGRSSGFKGPKQEFRNKTKGKNFRTNPGKKQTQASSFKGETADPAAKSGKGLKKKFKNKKKKLNVHI, encoded by the exons ATGCTTCTTTTTTATATTGATGTGCTTATTGAG gatTTTACACAGGCATGCAAACAGGCTGACAGCATGAAGAAGAAGCAGATTGTAAAGAG TAGTGAAGGTGGAGATGCTGGAGATGCTGGAGATTATAGGGTCGGTCAGGTGTCCAGCAGCCTGTTtccagaaaaacacaaaagtggAGCTTTATCATCTTTATTCTCCTCCACATCATCTTCAAGTACTTTAGTCTTCGTTCCTGCACCGAAA ATTGAGCCTAAAGTCACACCAGCACCGTCGGATAGCgctgaggtcaaaggtcaggaTCAGACtcagaaacagaaaaagacTCCAAAGAAGATTTCAGCAGCTGAAAAGAAGCTACAGGACAG AGAAAGTGCTTTACAGAATGCAGATGATGAAGGACAAAcaagtgcaaagaaagtcaaacgcaaGCGTCCATATGTGACGGATGAAGCGACAGAAGACGAGCGGCCCTTTAAATACAGAAAGACAGTAAAAAACATGGCGGAGGAGCGAATCAAAATGAAACGAACTGTGTTTGTGGGGAATCTGCCTCCCAACTGCACAAAGAAG aATCTTTTGACTCTGTTCAAGCAGTCTGGAGCCGTCGAGTCGGTCCGATTCCGTTCAGTG GTGCGAGACGACCCGACCATATCCCGAAAAGTGGCAGCAATCCA GAGAAAAGTTCATCccaaaaaacagaatattaatGCTTACATCATCTTCAAAGAAGAAGCAGCAGCAGCTGGCGCTCTGAAATG GAATGGGAAGGAGATTGAGCCAGGTTTTCATATCCGAGTGGATCGTGTCTCTAAGCACAGTGGA cagcATGATCATAAAAGGTCCATATTTGTGGGAAATTTGCCATATG ATATAACGGAGCTTCCGTTACGTGAACACTTCGAGGAGTGTGGGACAGTGGAGGCCGTGCGTTTGGTGCGAGACAGAGATTCTGGGATGGGGAAGGGCTTCGGCTACATCCTGTTTGAG AGCCCGGATTCAGTGATGTTGGCACTGAAACTCGACGGCTCCAAATTACTAGAGCGAAAGATCAGGGTGAAACGATCTGTGaagaaggaaaaagaaaagaaaactccTCCAGGTCGATCTTCAGGATTCAAAGGGCCGAAGCAAGAATTCAGAAATAAGACAAAAGGAAAGAACTTTAGGACAAATCCTGGCAAGAAACAAACGCAAGCTTCATCGTTCAAAGGAGAGACGGCAGATCCTGCTGCCAAAAGTGGCAAAGGActgaaaaagaaatttaaaaacaagaaaaagaaactaaatgttcatatttaa
- the rbm34 gene encoding RNA-binding protein 34 isoform X2: MLLFYIDVLIEDFTQACKQADSMKKKQIVKSSEGGDAGDAGDYRVGQVSSSLFPEKHKSGALSSLFSSTSSSSTLVFVPAPKIEPKVTPAPSDSAEVKGQDQTQKQKKTPKKISAAEKKLQDRESALQNADDEGQTSAKKVKRKRPYVTDEATEDERPFKYRKTVKNMAEERIKMKRTVFVGNLPPNCTKKNLLTLFKQSGAVESVRFRSVVRDDPTISRKVAAIQRKVHPKKQNINAYIIFKEEAAAAGALKWNGKEIEPGFHIRVDRVSKHSGHDHKRSIFVGNLPYDITELPLREHFEECGTVEAVRLVRDRDSGMGKGFGYILFESPDSVMLALKLDGSKLLERKIRVKRSVKKEKEKKTPPGRSSGFKGPKQEFRNKTKGKNFRTNPGKKQTQASSFKGETADPAAKSGKGLKKKFKNKKKKLNVHI; this comes from the exons ATGCTTCTTTTTTATATTGATGTGCTTATTGAG gatTTTACACAGGCATGCAAACAGGCTGACAGCATGAAGAAGAAGCAGATTGTAAAGAG TAGTGAAGGTGGAGATGCTGGAGATGCTGGAGATTATAGGGTCGGTCAGGTGTCCAGCAGCCTGTTtccagaaaaacacaaaagtggAGCTTTATCATCTTTATTCTCCTCCACATCATCTTCAAGTACTTTAGTCTTCGTTCCTGCACCGAAA ATTGAGCCTAAAGTCACACCAGCACCGTCGGATAGCgctgaggtcaaaggtcaggaTCAGACtcagaaacagaaaaagacTCCAAAGAAGATTTCAGCAGCTGAAAAGAAGCTACAGGACAG AGAAAGTGCTTTACAGAATGCAGATGATGAAGGACAAAcaagtgcaaagaaagtcaaacgcaaGCGTCCATATGTGACGGATGAAGCGACAGAAGACGAGCGGCCCTTTAAATACAGAAAGACAGTAAAAAACATGGCGGAGGAGCGAATCAAAATGAAACGAACTGTGTTTGTGGGGAATCTGCCTCCCAACTGCACAAAGAAG aATCTTTTGACTCTGTTCAAGCAGTCTGGAGCCGTCGAGTCGGTCCGATTCCGTTCAGTG GTGCGAGACGACCCGACCATATCCCGAAAAGTGGCAGCAATCCA GAGAAAAGTTCATCccaaaaaacagaatattaatGCTTACATCATCTTCAAAGAAGAAGCAGCAGCAGCTGGCGCTCTGAAATG GAATGGGAAGGAGATTGAGCCAGGTTTTCATATCCGAGTGGATCGTGTCTCTAAGCACAGTGGA cATGATCATAAAAGGTCCATATTTGTGGGAAATTTGCCATATG ATATAACGGAGCTTCCGTTACGTGAACACTTCGAGGAGTGTGGGACAGTGGAGGCCGTGCGTTTGGTGCGAGACAGAGATTCTGGGATGGGGAAGGGCTTCGGCTACATCCTGTTTGAG AGCCCGGATTCAGTGATGTTGGCACTGAAACTCGACGGCTCCAAATTACTAGAGCGAAAGATCAGGGTGAAACGATCTGTGaagaaggaaaaagaaaagaaaactccTCCAGGTCGATCTTCAGGATTCAAAGGGCCGAAGCAAGAATTCAGAAATAAGACAAAAGGAAAGAACTTTAGGACAAATCCTGGCAAGAAACAAACGCAAGCTTCATCGTTCAAAGGAGAGACGGCAGATCCTGCTGCCAAAAGTGGCAAAGGActgaaaaagaaatttaaaaacaagaaaaagaaactaaatgttcatatttaa
- the rbm34 gene encoding RNA-binding protein 34 isoform X3, whose amino-acid sequence MKKKQIVKSSEGGDAGDAGDYRVGQVSSSLFPEKHKSGALSSLFSSTSSSSTLVFVPAPKIEPKVTPAPSDSAEVKGQDQTQKQKKTPKKISAAEKKLQDRESALQNADDEGQTSAKKVKRKRPYVTDEATEDERPFKYRKTVKNMAEERIKMKRTVFVGNLPPNCTKKNLLTLFKQSGAVESVRFRSVVRDDPTISRKVAAIQRKVHPKKQNINAYIIFKEEAAAAGALKWNGKEIEPGFHIRVDRVSKHSGQHDHKRSIFVGNLPYDITELPLREHFEECGTVEAVRLVRDRDSGMGKGFGYILFESPDSVMLALKLDGSKLLERKIRVKRSVKKEKEKKTPPGRSSGFKGPKQEFRNKTKGKNFRTNPGKKQTQASSFKGETADPAAKSGKGLKKKFKNKKKKLNVHI is encoded by the exons ATGAAGAAGAAGCAGATTGTAAAGAG TAGTGAAGGTGGAGATGCTGGAGATGCTGGAGATTATAGGGTCGGTCAGGTGTCCAGCAGCCTGTTtccagaaaaacacaaaagtggAGCTTTATCATCTTTATTCTCCTCCACATCATCTTCAAGTACTTTAGTCTTCGTTCCTGCACCGAAA ATTGAGCCTAAAGTCACACCAGCACCGTCGGATAGCgctgaggtcaaaggtcaggaTCAGACtcagaaacagaaaaagacTCCAAAGAAGATTTCAGCAGCTGAAAAGAAGCTACAGGACAG AGAAAGTGCTTTACAGAATGCAGATGATGAAGGACAAAcaagtgcaaagaaagtcaaacgcaaGCGTCCATATGTGACGGATGAAGCGACAGAAGACGAGCGGCCCTTTAAATACAGAAAGACAGTAAAAAACATGGCGGAGGAGCGAATCAAAATGAAACGAACTGTGTTTGTGGGGAATCTGCCTCCCAACTGCACAAAGAAG aATCTTTTGACTCTGTTCAAGCAGTCTGGAGCCGTCGAGTCGGTCCGATTCCGTTCAGTG GTGCGAGACGACCCGACCATATCCCGAAAAGTGGCAGCAATCCA GAGAAAAGTTCATCccaaaaaacagaatattaatGCTTACATCATCTTCAAAGAAGAAGCAGCAGCAGCTGGCGCTCTGAAATG GAATGGGAAGGAGATTGAGCCAGGTTTTCATATCCGAGTGGATCGTGTCTCTAAGCACAGTGGA cagcATGATCATAAAAGGTCCATATTTGTGGGAAATTTGCCATATG ATATAACGGAGCTTCCGTTACGTGAACACTTCGAGGAGTGTGGGACAGTGGAGGCCGTGCGTTTGGTGCGAGACAGAGATTCTGGGATGGGGAAGGGCTTCGGCTACATCCTGTTTGAG AGCCCGGATTCAGTGATGTTGGCACTGAAACTCGACGGCTCCAAATTACTAGAGCGAAAGATCAGGGTGAAACGATCTGTGaagaaggaaaaagaaaagaaaactccTCCAGGTCGATCTTCAGGATTCAAAGGGCCGAAGCAAGAATTCAGAAATAAGACAAAAGGAAAGAACTTTAGGACAAATCCTGGCAAGAAACAAACGCAAGCTTCATCGTTCAAAGGAGAGACGGCAGATCCTGCTGCCAAAAGTGGCAAAGGActgaaaaagaaatttaaaaacaagaaaaagaaactaaatgttcatatttaa
- the tbce gene encoding tubulin-specific chaperone E, translating into MKTQEVPEDAVGRRVSCDGERGTVRYVGPVPPTAALWLGVEWDNPERGKHDGSHEGVRYFTCRHPTGGSFVRPKKASFGVDYVTALNQRYQVELQEVIGEEMKISSKTVMMVGFEDVKQKQRLETLTEVGLRRCEVSGPGPENEIRNTTPIAQSLDLSGNLLSSWEVLAAVTEQLESLQVLQLSHNRLSISSEPSRLGPAFSCLRVLSLNSCALTWTQVLHCAPMWQQLEELYLADNDITELQRPEHVLQALKVLDLSNNQIVQDTVLEIAHLPWLEKLNLSSTGLSAIQFNDASPGEKTALFPALKTLLLDDNNISEWRVVNELEKLPSLLHLSCRRNPLQQKEKNLETARQIIIARLSRLELLDMRQVLPDERRGAELDYCKMFGLAWMKAGGHSDPEKNHPNTEFTSEHPRFLALLQKYGAPDEGELKEQKPFALKNQLLTVTFICPEDSERKPIEKKLPGSMIVQKVKGLLHRLLKLPGTELKLTYTCSKMAGREIEIDNDLKPLEFYSVEDGDRILVRWS; encoded by the exons ATGAAGACTCAGGAGGTGCCGGAGGATGCTGTGGGCAGACGAGTGAGCTGTGATGGAGAGAGAGGAACGGTTCGTTATGTGGGTCCGGTTCCTCCCACCGCAG CTTTGTGGTTGGGAGTGGAGTGGGACAATCCAGAGAGAGGAAAACACGACGGGAGTCATGAAGGAGTGCGATACTTCACCTGCAG ACACCCGACGGGCGGCTCGTTCGTGCGGCCCAAAAAGGCCAGTTTTGGTGTGGATTACGTGACGGCTCTGAACCAGCGCTATCAGGTGGAACTCCAGGAGGTTATAGGAGAAGAGATGAAGATCTCCAGCAAAACCGTGATGATGGTCGGTTTTGAGGACGTCAAGCAGAAACAGAG GCTGGAGACCTTGACAGAAGTGGGTCTGAGGAGATGTGAGGTGTCTGGTCCGGGCCCGGAGAACGAGATCAGAAACACCACACCGA TCGCTCagtctttggatctttctggaAACCTGTTGAGCTCATGGGAGGTGCTCGCGGCCGTTACCGAGCAGCTGGAGTCTCTGCAGGTGCTGCAGCTCAG TCACAACAGGTTGAGTATCTCCAGTGAGCCGAGCCGTTTAGGCCCCGCCTTCTCCTGTCTGAGGGTGCTGTCACTCAACAGCTGCGCGCTCACCTGGACTCAG GTTCTCCATTGCGCCCCCATGTGGCAGCAGTTAGAGGAGCTTTATCTGGCTGACAACGACATCACAGAATTACAGCG ACCAGAACACGTGCTACAGGCTTTAAAAGTTCTGGATCTATCCAATAACCAGATAGTCCAGGACACAGTGCTGGAAATAGCACATTTACCCTG GTTGGAGAAGTTGAATCTGTCCAGTACTGGTTTATCTGCCATTCAGTTCAATGATGCTTCACCAG GCGAAAAAACAGCATTGTTTCCTGCACTGAAGACACTTTTACTAGACGACAACAACATTTCAGAG tggCGTGTGGTGAACGAGCTGGAGAAGCTGCCGTCTCTGCTTCATCTGTCCTGCAGGAGGAACCCGCTCCAGCAGAAAGAGAAGAACCTGGAAACCGCCAGACAGATCATCATCGCACGACTGAGCCGACTGGAGCTGCTCGACATGAGACAG GTGTTGCCGGATGAGAGGAGAGGAGCGGAGCTGGATTACTGTAAAATGTTCGGATTGGCGTGGATGAAGGCTGGAGGTCACAGTGACCCGGAAAAGAATCACCCGAACACAGAGTTCACGAGCGAACACCCACGATTCCTCGCGCTCCTCCAGA agTACGGCGCTCCAGACGAGGGCGAGCTGAAAGAACAGAAACCATTTGCTCtaaaaaatcaattattaa CCGTAACGTTCATTTGTCCGGAGGATTCTGAGAGGAAGCCCATAGAGAAGAAGCTGCCAG GCTCGATGATCGTTCAGAAGGTGAAGGGGCTTTTACACCGGCTGCTCAAATTACCCGGAACGGAGTTAAAGCTCACCTACACCTGCTCGAAG ATGGCTGGTAGAGAGATTGAGATTGACAACGATCTGAAGCCGCTGGAGTTTTACTCGGTGGAGGACGGCGACAGAATTCTGGTGCGCTGGTCCTGA